The Silvibacterium dinghuense DNA window GCATGCACTTCGATGGTGCGGGGTTCCGCACGAAGAAAGGGCGTGAAGGCGAAGGCCGCGGCAAGAACAACGGCGGAGAAGGCTTTGACAGCGTTACGATTCATGGATTCTGAACTCAAGGTCTTCCTTGCTCCAGCATAGATGGGACGAAGCGATTCCGGAAACGAAAACCGTGCCAGCCGGGAAGGAGTGACCACGCGATGAAGATTTCGCAACCTGCAACGCGGCCTATCGCCCTCTAGATCAGCGATATCCCCATGGCCAGCAGCAGCGCGGTGACGGAGATGAGCGTCTCGCAAACAGACCAGGTCTTGATGGTGTCGACGACACTCATATCGAAGTACTCCTTCACCAGCCAGAAGCCGCCGTCATTCACGTGCGAAAAGATGACGGAACCCGCTCCGGTGGCGACGGCCAGCAACTCCGGCCGGACACCGGCAGCATGCGCAGCGATGGGGGCGACAATGCCGGCGGCCGTGGTCATGGCGACCGTCGACGAACCGGTGGCGATGCGCAGAAGCGCAGCGAGAAGCCAGGCCAGCAGTAATAGCGGCACGTGGCTACCAAGCGCCACTCCGACAATGGCGTGCGAAACTCCGCTGTCCTGAAGGATGCGGCCGAAGCCACCGCCCGCGCCGACGAGCAGCGTGATGGTCGCAGTGGGAGCGAGACACTCGTTGGTAAAGCGAAGGATGGTCTCACGTGTGAAGCCGCCCACGCGTCCGAGGGTAAAGAAACTGACGAGAACGCCGATGAGCAGGGCGATGTCGTCGTTGCCAATGAAATGAAGAGCCTGGTTTACGCCGCTGCCTGGCGCAGTAAAAGCATCCGCCCCACTGCCGACAAGCATGAGCAGCACAGGCGCGAGAATGGTGAACAGCGTAAGTGAAAACGATGGCAGACGGCGGCCGGGGTCGCGTTCGGCGAACTGCGCAGCCATGGGATTCTCATGCGAGAGACGGATGCGCGGCGCAATGATCATTGTCCAGAGCGGACCAGCGATGATGGCCGCAGGAATGCCGATAGCAAGCGCGAAAAAGATGGTGCGGCCAATATCGGCGTGATACGCGGTCGCGGCGAGCATGGCGGCCGGGTGCGGCGGCACGAGCGCGTGATCGACCGAGATGCCTGCAACCATGGGCAACGCGACAAAGACGAGCGAGCGGCCGGTGCGCCGGGCAACGGTATAGGCAATGGGAATGAGCAGAACGAAGCCGACCTCAAAAAACGCAGGCAGACCGACGATGAGGGCGATGACCATCATGGCCCAGTGCACGCGCTTTTCGCCAAAGAGACGGATGAGAGTGAAGGCGATCTGATCGGAGCCGCCGGACTCGGCCATCATTTTGCCGAGCATGGTGCCGAGCGCTACCACGACGGCGATATGTCCGAGCGTGTTGCCGACGCCGACCTCGAAGGAGTGCACGATGTCCACCGCGGGCATGTGCACCGCGAGCGCGAGGCCGAGCGAGGCGAGCAGCAACGTGATGAAGGGGTTGAGCCGGAAGACGGCGATGAGCACGACGAGCGCCACCACGGCGACGAGCGCCGAGAGAAGCAAAAAGAGGCTATGCGGATCGATCATCGGGGGCGTCGTGTCTCCGGCAGAAGTGAAGCGCTATGGCGAAATTGTCTACCTGGCAGGTGCCTTGTAGGCGACGCAGTCGATTTCAACCTTGCAGTCGACCACCATGCTGGAGACGACGCAGGCGCGCGCGGGTGGATGCTCGCCAAAGTATTCGCGGAAGACCCCGTTGAAGGACTGGAAGTCGCGGGGATCATCGAGCCAGACGCCACAACGGACGACATGCTCGGCGGAGTAGCCTGCCTCATTGAGGATGGCAAAGAGATTTTTGATGGCCTGGTGCGACTGGGCGATGATGCCTCCGAAGATGACTTCGCCGTTGACCATAGGAACCTGTCCGGAGACGTAAAGCCAGCCATCGGCTTCTACTGCGCGGGCAAAGGGCAGATGTTGACCGCCGGTGCCCTTGCCTCCTTCTACTCCATACCGCTTCATACTCATCTTCACTCCTGATTGGGTTACTGAATCCAGTGGGTGCGGCCGCGGGGAAGATAGCGGCCGGCACGCGCGCCGGTGGGCTCCTGCGCAGTATACGTGAGCACGCCGTTGACCCAGACATGCGAAATGCCCTGTGCGGCCTGGATGGGATCGGAATATGTCGCAGTATCGGTGACAGATTCAGGATCAAAGAGGACCAAATCCGCAAAGGCGCCTTCCGCGATCACACCTCGGCCTTCAAGGCCGAAACGCGCGGCAGGCATGGCGGTCATTTTATGAATCGCGGTGGCAAGCGGGAGCAGCTTCTCCTCCCTGCTATAGCGGCCGAGCACGCGGGGAAAGGTTCCCCAGAGGCGTGGATGCGGGCGTGGGTCGAGGGGCAAACCATCGGAGCCGATCATGGTGGCAGGATGGGCGAGGATGCGGCGCATGTCGTCCTCGGAGATGCTGTGGTAGATAGCGCCGGCGGGCTGGAGGCGGCGCGCAGCTTCAAGCTGCGTAAGGCCCCAGCCTTCTGCGATGCGCGCGAGGGACTGGCCTGCAACCTCAGGGTGCGGGGTGCTCCAGGTGATGGTGATGGCGACGCGCTCGTCGATCTGACGAAGATCGAGGGTGCTGGAGCCGGCAGCATAGGGATAGCAATCGCAACCGATAGCCAGCGTTTCACGCGCAGCTTCGAGCACAGCGAGGACTTCCGCACTGCGTCCCCAGTTAGCAATCCCCGCGCACTTGAGATGCGAGACGATGACTGGAACCTGCGACTCGCCGCCGATGGTAAAGGCTTCGCGGAGCGCGTCGAGAATCGTCTCCGTCTCGCTGCGCAGGTGCGTGGTGTAGACGGCGCGGTGCGCAGCGAGCGGCTGGGCAAGAGCGATGACTTCCTCCGTGGTGGCATGGATCGCAGAGAGATAGGCGAGGCCGGTGCTGAGGCCGAGAGCTCCGTCCGCGAGTGCCTCTTCGAGCTGTGCGCGCATGGCAGCAACTTCACTGGAGCTGGCGGCGCGATCGAGGCGGTCCATGTGATTGCTGCGCAGCGCGGTGTGACCGATGAGCGCGGCTACGTTGACGGCGGGCTGCGCGTCGGAGATGGCCGCGATGTAGTCGTGGAAGGCGGGATAGCGGAAATCGGCTGCTTCCCCAAGAAGGTTCATCGGGTCGGGCGGCTCAGCCTTCAGCGTAACGGGCGACGCGGAGATGCCGCAGTTGCCGACAATGACCGTGGTGACGCCTTGCGAAATTTTGGGCAGCATCTGCGGACTGCGCAGGACGGCGGTATCGTCGTGCGTGTGTACGTCGATGAAGCCGGGAGCAAGAGCGAGGCCGCGGGCATCGAGCTCAGCCGTGGTCTGGACATCGAGGCGGGAACCGATGGCAAGAATGCGATCGCCCTCGATGGCGAGGTCGGCAAGATCGCCGTTGAAAATGCCAGCCCGGCCATCGCTCTCATGGAGGCCGTCATAGATGCGGGCGTTACGGATAAGGAGATCGCAGTTTTTCATACATGCTTGCTCCCATATAGCCTATAACCGTCATCGTACTTCCCCGCAGGAGCCCTTGCTTTGGAACATTCCTCGTCACTCGCTTCGCCGCTGATTTCACCACTCAACAAAGGACTGGGCACGCTGGCCGAACCGCTGCCTGCAGCCGCGATGGCGGCTCTGCACTGGAACATTCTTCGCGAGGACGTGAGCCTGCCGTGCGCGGTGCTCTACGAGGAGCGACTGGAGCACAACCTCAAGTGGATGCAGCGTTTCATCGAGGAGTATGGCGTGAAGCTGGCTCCGCATGGGAAGACGACGATGACGCCGAAGCTCTTTGCGCGGCAGATTGCAGGCGGAGCGTGGGGTATCACGCTGGCAACGGCGCAACAGGCACTGGCAGCATATGAGCACGGTATACGGCGGGTGCTGATGATGAACCAGCTTGTCGGCAGACAAAATATGGAGGCTGTGTCACGGCTGCTCGAAGATCCTGCGTTCGATTTCTACTGCCTGGTGGATTCAGCGGCACAGATCGAGCAGCTTGGGACGTTTTTCCATGCAAAACGGCAGCGGGTGCAGGTGCTGCTGGAAGTGGGTATAGAAGGCGGCCGGGCCGGGGTGCGCAACGCAGCGCAGATCGTCGAGGTGCTCGCGGCTCTCGCACGGTGGAAGGACACTCTGGCGCTACGCGGCGTGGAGCTGTTCGAAGGATTACTGAAGGAAGAGAGTGCGGTGCGCAGCTTTCTGGAGCGTGCGACTGCAGTAATGCGGCAACTGCTCGCGGAGAAACATCTTGCTCCCGGTAAGGCGATCCTGACCGGTGCGGGTTCGGCGTGGTATGACGTGGTAGCAGAGGTCTTCACAGGCGCGGGTTTTGGCGAGGCGGTGGAAATTGTGCTGCGCCCGGGCTGCTACCTGACGCACGACGTGGGCGCGTATCGCGAGGCGCAGGAGCGCATCCTGGCGACTAACCCGATCGCGCAGAAGCTGCGCGCCGGACTGTTGCCGGCGCAGCATGTGTGGTCCTATGTGCAGTCTGTGCCGGAGGCGGAACGAGCTATTTTAGGCATGGGCAAGCGCGATGCAGCCTTCGATGCGGGGCTGCCGGAGCCGGCACTGCACTATCGTCCAGGTGAGGATGCTCCGCGAACGACGCCTGCGCACTGGAAACTGGCGAAGATGATGGACCAGCACGCATATCTCGATATTCAGGCAGGCGATGACATACGGCCTGGAGACATGATCGCCTGCGATGTGGCGCATCCGTGCCTGACTTTCGACAAATGGCGGACGCTGCTGGTGGTGAATACGCACTATGACGTCATCGATGTGGTGGAGACGTACTTCTAGAGCAGTGACAAATCGGGCGCCCGAGATCTCCGAATCGAGACCTGAGCACCCGGACTTCTTAAAGATTCATGTGAGACCCACCCATGACAAAATCTGTCATGGGTGGGGCACCCGATTTGTTACGGTGACGATTACGATTTTCCGGCCTTGAGCTGGTCGAGAAGAACCGAGACTGCTTTTTCGAGTTGCGAGTCGTGGTCTTCAAGGGTTTCTCCGGGCTGGCGGACGACCTCAACATCGACCGGGCGGGGATGGCCTTCCATCGTCTGCCCGCGTAGATCCTGTACGCGAATCTCAGGCAAACGTACGGCGGAACCGTCGATAAGGCCGGTACCGCCGGTGAAGATGATCCAGCCCGCTGTCGGCGTACCGACGACCTTGCCGAGGTGCAACGCGCGGTAGCCTTCGGTGAAGTCCTCAGCGTCGGAGAGCGAACTTTCATTGGTAAGAAGAACAGTGGGCAACCCCAGGGCACGCTGACCAAGCATCTGGCGCGAGGGCGTGGTCGGCTCACCGCGGGTTGTCATGAGGAGATAGTTTTTCCGCGAGAGAACGTCGATCGCGTAGCCGTTGACGTAGCCGCCGTTGTTGTTGCGCACGTCGACGACAACGCCTTCCCTGCCCTCGTTCTGCGCATCGAGATCGATGTAGAGCTGCTTGAGCGAGTGGTCGCCCATGTCTGCGATGTGGACGTAGCCGAGCTTGCCGCCGCTGAGCTTTTCCACCATGGCGCGATTGTGTTCCACCCAGCCGCGATAGAGCAAACCGGACTCCGTCGCAGAGTCAACCGGTTGCACGACGGCATCGCGCTCTTTGCCGTCGGTTGCAGAGATGCGCAGAACGACACGGCGGCCGACCTGATCCTCAAGGAGCTGGTTCAGGTTGGTGTGCCCATCGATGGGCGTGCCATTCACGGCGACGAGCTTCTCACCGACATGCATGGAGCCTTCGACTGCGGCAGGACCGAGGGGGACGATCTCGCGAATGACCAGCCCCTTGCCGGCTTCATAATCGGCGCGGTCGAAGCGCAGACCGAGGCGGCCGGTCTTCACCGGGTGCGCCGCGCCGCCGGAGATGCCGGAGTGCGAGGCATCGAGCTCACCGATCATGAGGTTGATATCGCGACGCATCTCGTCGGGCGTGCGGCTGCCGGCGATGTAGGGCGCGAAGGTGTCGTGGAGCTCGCTCCAGTTGCGGCCGTGGAAATCCTGGTCATAGAAGCGGCGGTTGAGCACGCTCCATGCCTCGTTGAAGGCGACAACCTTATCGGTATTGAAGTCGATATCCATGGTGGCCGTGGCCTGGATGGGCTTGGCCTGGCCGCTTTCGAGCGTGATGCGGCGAGGCTGGCCGTCTTCGAGGATGAGCAGCTCCTTCGAATCCGGCGAGAAGGTGATGCTTCCCTTGTCCTCGGCGTTTGCGGTGAGCTGCTTGGGGACCGGAGGTTCCTTGGGATTCTCCTCAAGCGAGTAGGAATAGAGATTGGAGTGATTCTCCGAGCGCGCAGAGAAGACCAGGGTCTTGCCGTCGGGGCTGATGTGCGGCTCCATGGCATTCAGACCAAGAGGCAGCAGGGTAAGGCGATCACGGATGCCGTCGAAGTCGATGTTGAAGGGCTTGTTCTTGTCGGCTTCTTTCTTGTCCTTCTCCGCGTCTTTGTCTGCTTCCTTATCGCCGGTTTTGGCTTCTTCCGGCGTGGTGGTGGCGGGCTTGGTCTTTGTGTCGTCCTGTTTGGGAGCAGGCTGACCGGGCGCGTGGAAGAGATCGCGGAGCTCGTCTTCGCGATACTTCGGCACGTGCGGGGTGAGATCGACGCGTGCGATCTCGAAGTCTTCACTGCGCTGTGCAGTCTCGAAGAGCAGGTATTTGCCATCGGGCGCCCAGACGATATTGAAGGCGCTTTCTCCATTAGCGAGGAACGACACAAAATGCGCTTCCCCGCCTGCGGCAGGAATCACCTTGATATTGCGGAAGGCATCGACGCCGACGGTGGTGTAGGCGATCCACTGGCTATTGGCGGACCACTCGATCGTGGGTTCTTCCATCAGATCGTTTGCGAGCACCTTATCGCTCATGCCCTCGAGGGCGATGAGACGCAATTCGCGCTCGTTGCGGGTGTAGACGATGCTCTTACCGTCGGGTGACCAGCGAGGATTTTCATTCTCATCCGTGCCGCTGGTGAGCGGGCGTTCCTTATTCGTCTTGAAGTCGTACTCGTAGAGGTTGTGATGCCCGCCTCGTTCGGAAACATAGACGAGGCGCATGGAATCGGAAGACCAGTGCAGATCGCTTTCGCGCTCGGGCGTCGCGGTCACGCGGAAGCCATCGCCTCCATCTTTGGCGGGGATGACAAAGACATCGCCGTGTGCAACGAGGGCCATCTTCTTGCCGTCGGGCGAGAGCTCCATCTCGTCGAAGTGATTCTCAGTCGTATGGCGGATGTCGGGCGACGAAGGCACACCGCGCAGAGTGATGGGCACCTCGGCCGCTTTGCCGGAGGCGATGTCATACTTCCAGATGGTGAGATTCCGCTCGAAGACGATGGCCTTGCCATCGACACAGATGGAGGGGTAGAGAACGCGGCCATGCTCGAAGTGGGTGAGTTGCTTCGGCTCACCACCCAAGGTGAGAGACCAGAGATTCTCGGCACCGCTCTTGTCGCTCATGAAATAGAGCGTGTGTCCGTCCTGCGACCACATGGGCCAGGCGTGCTTGGCATCGGCAGGGATAAGCACTTTTGCAGGTGTAGAGTCGGCGAGAGGCTTGAGCCAGAGCTCGGTCTCGTCGATGTGAGCGTGGCCGCTGCGCCACCATTGTGCGTAGCTGATGCCCTTGGCAATGAGGGCGACGTTTTCGCCGTCGGGTGACGGGGCACTCTCGAACTCGGACAGGTAGCGCTCGCGGCTGACCTCAAGCGGTGTGCCTCCGGCCGCACTCACGCGGAAGATATCGGGCAGATGCGCGATATCGTTCGCCGCGGAGGTGAAGTAAATCCACTTACCGTCGCGGGACCAGCCATCGAGCTGATCGGGAAGATCGCTGAAGGTGAGGCGGCGGAGTTCGCCGGTGGCGAGGGTGAGGATATAGATATCTCCGCTGCCGGTGCGGGTGGAAATGAAGGCAAGCTGCGTGCCGTCGGGCGAATACATGGGGCGCGACTCGGTGGCGGGGTCGGTCACCAGCAGGTGCGCGATGCCGCCCTCGGCCGGCACGGTCCAGATATCGCCGCCGGAGGCAAAAGCAATCTCCTTGCCGTCGGGCGAGAGCGCAGGCTCGGCAAGCGATGGCCGCGAGGCTGGCGCAGCATGGGCGAGGAAGCAGGTGGAAGCAAAGCAGAGAGAGGCAAGGAACGGGCCGCGAAGGCGGTGCGAGAGCGCAGTCATCGGAAGAGTCAGTTGCTCCGTGCGAGGTATGGGAATGAGGATAAACGACAGAAGTGCCGCTGTCCGGAAAGAGTTACCG harbors:
- a CDS encoding RidA family protein; its protein translation is MSMKRYGVEGGKGTGGQHLPFARAVEADGWLYVSGQVPMVNGEVIFGGIIAQSHQAIKNLFAILNEAGYSAEHVVRCGVWLDDPRDFQSFNGVFREYFGEHPPARACVVSSMVVDCKVEIDCVAYKAPAR
- a CDS encoding amino acid deaminase, whose product is MEHSSSLASPLISPLNKGLGTLAEPLPAAAMAALHWNILREDVSLPCAVLYEERLEHNLKWMQRFIEEYGVKLAPHGKTTMTPKLFARQIAGGAWGITLATAQQALAAYEHGIRRVLMMNQLVGRQNMEAVSRLLEDPAFDFYCLVDSAAQIEQLGTFFHAKRQRVQVLLEVGIEGGRAGVRNAAQIVEVLAALARWKDTLALRGVELFEGLLKEESAVRSFLERATAVMRQLLAEKHLAPGKAILTGAGSAWYDVVAEVFTGAGFGEAVEIVLRPGCYLTHDVGAYREAQERILATNPIAQKLRAGLLPAQHVWSYVQSVPEAERAILGMGKRDAAFDAGLPEPALHYRPGEDAPRTTPAHWKLAKMMDQHAYLDIQAGDDIRPGDMIACDVAHPCLTFDKWRTLLVVNTHYDVIDVVETYF
- a CDS encoding N-acyl-D-amino-acid deacylase family protein, producing the protein MKNCDLLIRNARIYDGLHESDGRAGIFNGDLADLAIEGDRILAIGSRLDVQTTAELDARGLALAPGFIDVHTHDDTAVLRSPQMLPKISQGVTTVIVGNCGISASPVTLKAEPPDPMNLLGEAADFRYPAFHDYIAAISDAQPAVNVAALIGHTALRSNHMDRLDRAASSSEVAAMRAQLEEALADGALGLSTGLAYLSAIHATTEEVIALAQPLAAHRAVYTTHLRSETETILDALREAFTIGGESQVPVIVSHLKCAGIANWGRSAEVLAVLEAARETLAIGCDCYPYAAGSSTLDLRQIDERVAITITWSTPHPEVAGQSLARIAEGWGLTQLEAARRLQPAGAIYHSISEDDMRRILAHPATMIGSDGLPLDPRPHPRLWGTFPRVLGRYSREEKLLPLATAIHKMTAMPAARFGLEGRGVIAEGAFADLVLFDPESVTDTATYSDPIQAAQGISHVWVNGVLTYTAQEPTGARAGRYLPRGRTHWIQ
- a CDS encoding gluconate:H+ symporter; translation: MIDPHSLFLLLSALVAVVALVVLIAVFRLNPFITLLLASLGLALAVHMPAVDIVHSFEVGVGNTLGHIAVVVALGTMLGKMMAESGGSDQIAFTLIRLFGEKRVHWAMMVIALIVGLPAFFEVGFVLLIPIAYTVARRTGRSLVFVALPMVAGISVDHALVPPHPAAMLAATAYHADIGRTIFFALAIGIPAAIIAGPLWTMIIAPRIRLSHENPMAAQFAERDPGRRLPSFSLTLFTILAPVLLMLVGSGADAFTAPGSGVNQALHFIGNDDIALLIGVLVSFFTLGRVGGFTRETILRFTNECLAPTATITLLVGAGGGFGRILQDSGVSHAIVGVALGSHVPLLLLAWLLAALLRIATGSSTVAMTTAAGIVAPIAAHAAGVRPELLAVATGAGSVIFSHVNDGGFWLVKEYFDMSVVDTIKTWSVCETLISVTALLLAMGISLI
- a CDS encoding S41 family peptidase gives rise to the protein MTALSHRLRGPFLASLCFASTCFLAHAAPASRPSLAEPALSPDGKEIAFASGGDIWTVPAEGGIAHLLVTDPATESRPMYSPDGTQLAFISTRTGSGDIYILTLATGELRRLTFSDLPDQLDGWSRDGKWIYFTSAANDIAHLPDIFRVSAAGGTPLEVSRERYLSEFESAPSPDGENVALIAKGISYAQWWRSGHAHIDETELWLKPLADSTPAKVLIPADAKHAWPMWSQDGHTLYFMSDKSGAENLWSLTLGGEPKQLTHFEHGRVLYPSICVDGKAIVFERNLTIWKYDIASGKAAEVPITLRGVPSSPDIRHTTENHFDEMELSPDGKKMALVAHGDVFVIPAKDGGDGFRVTATPERESDLHWSSDSMRLVYVSERGGHHNLYEYDFKTNKERPLTSGTDENENPRWSPDGKSIVYTRNERELRLIALEGMSDKVLANDLMEEPTIEWSANSQWIAYTTVGVDAFRNIKVIPAAGGEAHFVSFLANGESAFNIVWAPDGKYLLFETAQRSEDFEIARVDLTPHVPKYREDELRDLFHAPGQPAPKQDDTKTKPATTTPEEAKTGDKEADKDAEKDKKEADKNKPFNIDFDGIRDRLTLLPLGLNAMEPHISPDGKTLVFSARSENHSNLYSYSLEENPKEPPVPKQLTANAEDKGSITFSPDSKELLILEDGQPRRITLESGQAKPIQATATMDIDFNTDKVVAFNEAWSVLNRRFYDQDFHGRNWSELHDTFAPYIAGSRTPDEMRRDINLMIGELDASHSGISGGAAHPVKTGRLGLRFDRADYEAGKGLVIREIVPLGPAAVEGSMHVGEKLVAVNGTPIDGHTNLNQLLEDQVGRRVVLRISATDGKERDAVVQPVDSATESGLLYRGWVEHNRAMVEKLSGGKLGYVHIADMGDHSLKQLYIDLDAQNEGREGVVVDVRNNNGGYVNGYAIDVLSRKNYLLMTTRGEPTTPSRQMLGQRALGLPTVLLTNESSLSDAEDFTEGYRALHLGKVVGTPTAGWIIFTGGTGLIDGSAVRLPEIRVQDLRGQTMEGHPRPVDVEVVRQPGETLEDHDSQLEKAVSVLLDQLKAGKS